Proteins encoded in a region of the Lepeophtheirus salmonis chromosome 6, UVic_Lsal_1.4, whole genome shotgun sequence genome:
- the LOC121119380 gene encoding solute carrier family 2, facilitated glucose transporter member 6: MTNKNCMEKTSSKPFLLQKHVIRQIWVSGLANLLQTMQGFVIAMSSIMIPQLLHTKDENELYLTEDQATWFASIYCFGYLSGSFIGAFQGNYFGQRISLIIDCITATTGLLMVGFAPSFPCMCIGRLLCGHASASGTVTIPIYTSEICLPEVRGITGSFLLTFYLGGYCLTVILGSAVHWRITIVSLVIFPIFSGIFLFMAPNSPIWLLQKGRDEEAFQSLVYFRDDILEVREEIAAIKENLDLSKTKNNYMESNSLWDQFRFKLNRFKSPEFVKPLIICVILTAGFVEWNGLGAISFYMVNFIEEVKIPVDPYLGACINTIGRATFGILSTGLISKYPRRYVFLTSIAVMIQGTLMISVYHYLLTNDYFVKYGLEENLIIPWIPAIGYLLTSYSYCLGFIQISYMCQGELLPSDVKSFGSGIVGFVDGLSMFVSAKLALTLLDTMGVSLYFGYCTLVLSICFIFAFFFLPETKGKTLQEIEKGFRK; encoded by the exons ATGACAAACAAAAACTGCATGGAGAAGACAAGCTCCAAGCCATTCCTTCTACAAAAACATGTGATACGtcaa atatgGGTCTCTGGACTAGCAAATCTTCTTCAAACCATGCAAGGTTTTGTGATTGCTATGTCTTCGATCATGATTCCACAATTACTTCACACTAAGGATGAAAATGAGTTGTATCTCACGGAAGACCAAGCAACATGGTTCG CAAGCATATATTGTTTTGGGTATCTTTCGGGTTCTTTCATCGGTGCATTTCAAGGTAACTATTTTGGTCAAAGAATTTCTTTGATCATTGATTGTATAACGGCAACTACTGGACTCTTAATGGTAGGATTTGCACCTTCTTTTCCATGCATGTGTATTGGACGACTATTGT GTGGACATGCATCCGCCTCTGGTACGGTGACAATTCCAATTTATACAAGTGAAATATGCCTTCCAGAAGTTAGAGGCATCACAGGAAGctttttgttaactttttatCTTGGAGGATATTGTTTGACCGTAATACTTGGATCCGCTGTCCATTGGAGAATCACAATTG TTTCATTGgttatatttccaatattttccGGAATATTTCTATTCATGGCTCCCAATTCTCCAATTTGGCTTCTTCAAAAAGGAAGAGATGAGGAAGCATTTCAAAGTCTTGTATATTTCCGTGATGATATTCTTGAAGTAAGAGAAGAAATAGCAGCTATTAAAGAGAATTTGGATTTAAGCAAAACGAAAAACAATTACATGGAGTCAAATAGTCTTTGg GATCAATTCCGATTTAAACTAAATAGATTTAAGTCTCCAGAATTTGTGAAGCCTCTaattatttgtgtaattttaacTGCGGGGTTTGTAGAATGGAATGGACTGGGTgctatttcattttatatggtCAACTTCATTGAA GAAGTCAAGATACCAGTGGACCCTTATCTAGGAGCATGCATCAATACTATAGGTAGAGCTACTTTTGGAATTCTTTCTACTGGATTGATCTCCAAGTATCCAAGAAGATATGTTTTTCTCACATCTATTGCTGTTATGATCCAAGGGACATTAATGATTTCTGTTTACCATTACTTGTTAACCAAC gattattttgtcaaatatggaCTTGAGGAAAATCTAATTATTCCTTGGATTCCAGCTATAGGATATTTATTAACATCTTATAGCTATTGTTTAGGCTTCATTCAAATCTCTTACATGTGTCAAGGTGAACTTTTACCTTCTGACGTAAAATCTTTTGGGAGTGGCATCGTTGGCTTTGTAGATGGATTGTCCATGTTTGTATCCGCGAAAttg GCTTTAACTTTGTTGGATACTATGGGTGTGTCTCTTTATTTTGGCTATTGCACCCTAGTATTgtcaatttgttttatatttgcatTCTTCTTCTTACCTGAAACCAAAGGAAAAACTCTACAAGAAATTGAAAAAGGATTCCGAAAATAA